One Drosophila subpulchrella strain 33 F10 #4 breed RU33 chromosome 2R, RU_Dsub_v1.1 Primary Assembly, whole genome shotgun sequence genomic window, GTGATATTACAAAATAACGCgctattaaataaaataaaaattttttaaaaagtgttGCTTTTGATTTCTCGAACTTGCTCCTTCTATGGCTGGTGCTGTCCATATATTACGTAAACACATAGGGGGGTGGGGGAGTGTCAGCATAACTATTACGCTTGATGAAAACGAAGATCTTTGAGTAGAGAATTTAGGTACCCCACCCAAAATATAAGGTAAAACTTTGTTCTTTACAtaaccattttatttttttgacaatttaattCTGGAATGTTACTTCTTAACCCCGACGGTTGCGCCTCCTTGTAGCGCGCCTCGTCTGGATTCTTTCTTGCTGATTCTTCCGGCGAGTCTCCTGTTCCCTCTTCTGTCGCCTCTCCCGTCGTCTCAGTTGGCGTGTCAGTCTGCGCTCCCTGCGAAGCTCCTTCTTCAGCTTTTTCACCACGCTGGAGGTCGAGGTACTGGTCTTGCTGGAAGAAGTGGGCGAAGTCGAGGAACTTGAAGGAGTTGATGTCGAATTCGAAGAGCTTGGATCCGACGTGGTAGAAGACGATGTTGACGAAGGATCAGATGTGGTAGAATTCGATGTTGACGAAGGATCAGATGTGGTAGAAGACGATGATGACGAAGGATCAGATGTGGTAGAAGACGATGATGACGAAGGATCAGATGTGGTAGAAGACGATGATGACGAAGGATCAGATGTGGTGGAAGACGATGACGACGAAGGATCAGATGTGGTGGAAGACGACGACGAGGATGGATCTGATGTAGTGGTTGCGCCGTAAGCAGACACCACGAGAGCCACAAGACCAAGGGCGAGGACTGTTTGGGAACGCATCTTTAGCTATGTGTATCACTTACTGTAGCCAAGAACAGTACAGACTCCGATTTGAACTCGAATATTTATAGCGAATATCTTAAATGTTCTGGTCCAATAGCAGAATCTGTGCTTGTTTTAATCATAATTTGTGGCGCGTGGCCCAGGTGGCCATTCGTTTGAGAAGTCTACAAATTTCTGTGGAAAGTTTTTGGTTTCGATTCAAACAATAGAGAATTTGCCGATTTTTTGCGTTAGTCTGTTGCTAGCGAGTGTGCAAACACAGGTACAAAAACAGAATTTGTTTTCGTCTCTGCGAGATTGTGATAAACATTTCTAACTAAATAAGTACACCAAGTTAGCGACTTAAAGGAAATTTAAGAGACAACTAAATGTCTAGTAGAGATATCTGAAAAATGTAATCTGCATATAAAAgctattttatttctt contains:
- the LOC119549652 gene encoding putative protein TPRXL, which translates into the protein MRSQTVLALGLVALVVSAYGATTTSDPSSSSSSTTSDPSSSSSSTTSDPSSSSSSTTSDPSSSSSSTTSDPSSSSSSTTSDPSSTSNSTTSDPSSTSSSTTSDPSSSNSTSTPSSSSTSPTSSSKTSTSTSSVVKKLKKELRRERRLTRQLRRRERRQKREQETRRKNQQERIQTRRATRRRNRRG